The following nucleotide sequence is from Malania oleifera isolate guangnan ecotype guangnan chromosome 4, ASM2987363v1, whole genome shotgun sequence.
ttatgtgaatatcatttcttataattacagtaagaccaaattgggtataaaaagtcttaccttaactgaGGGATGAACTTCGACTAACTTCCACCAGCGATCTGTTTTGACAGATTTAGAGAGAATTTTCTCAGGAGCGTCGTAGTagtctcagatcgtcgatccgactaTTAATTTGAATGTGTGGATTCGGAGAAACacttattatgattttatgttttattttattcatattcattaaaaattttaatccAATTAAGAACTGAAATATATGTCCTAAGCAAATTTTTGTACATACACGTTTTTTTTTAACTATTgactaatgaagttgtttatttaacttttaatatcttttgtatttttattttaacttcTAAGTAATTTAAATgtgtataatttttttaaaattataagaatTGATCAAAATGTTTTTTacagaaataaataatatatttatttatacttATTTGcacaatttatttctttttttaaaaaataaatgctttttcaaaaaagaaaaaaacataaaagCCTGCTAATTAAGAAATTTCAGCCAAATAAAtcataattaataatttaatttataggGGTACGGTGTGTAATTTAAAAGCACGTGCAGTGCACCTGAACCACACTGAACCAAACAGCAACCCTAACTAAAGTCCAACAACTACAAGTGCCCAACGGCCTCAGCACACACCAGGAGTTGGGTGCGCTTTGATTCACTTTTTCGTTGGTAAAATCACAGCCGTCCACCTCGAATCGTGGTCAAACCGGGAAACCCTACTCTTGGTACCCACCCACCGCATATTCCCTCGCCTCCCCTCAAAACCGGCTGAACAGCCCCAAGTGGGCCCCACACAAAACCCCGCTATAAAACCCACCTGACCCCTCTACTCCCTCAGTCACTCCCCTCaggagagagaacgagagagagcgagagaggagagaaaagcaTGAGCGAGGCTCTGAATAGAGATTACCAGCTTCTGGAGGAGATCGGCCGCGGGCGATTCGGAGTAGTCTACCGGTGCTTCTCTCCGCTCACCGACGAATTTTACGCCTGCAAGTCCGTCGACAAGCGCCTCCTTGCCGATGCCACCGATCGTGAATGTATTGAGAACGAGCCAAAGCTAATGCTCCACGTCGCCAGCCATCCCAACATCCTCCATCTCCGTAGCGTCTACGAGGACGACCACTTCCTTCACATGGTCGTCGACCTCTGCGAGTCCTCCGATCTCTTCGAACGCATCGCCGCTCGCACCTTCTCCGAGCCCGAGGCCGCCGCAGTCCTCCAACCGCTCGCGGACGCCCTGTCGCACTGCCACCGCCACGGCGTCGCGCATCGCGACGTCAAGCCGGACAACGTTTTGTTCGATTCACGGGGCCGGCTGAAGCTCGCCGACTTTGGGTCAGGGGAGTGTTTCAGCGAAGGCAGGTGCATGAGGGGGATCGTGGGGACGCCGTACTACGTGGCGCCGGAGGTGATAATGGGGAAGGACTACAATGAGAAGGTAGACGTGTGGAGCGCCGGCGTGATTCTGTACATAATGCTCGCTGGAGTGCCGCCTTTTTTAGGTGAGTCGGCGGCGGAGACGTTCGAGGCGGTGGCGAGGGGAAACTTGAGGTTCCCGACGAAGATCTTCCGGTCGGTGTCGCCGGCAGCGAAGGATCTGTTGAGGAAGATGATCTGTAGGGACGTGTCCAAGAGGTTCTCCGCTGAGCAGGTTCTGAGTAAgttttttcttcctcttctatTTTACCCCCCCTCTCCCAATGGTTTCGTGCTCGCgttcttgtttttcttttggtAGGTCGGGATTAAATCTTGATCCGTCctgtttggttgctgagaaactgaaggaaaggaaaataaaatttactttttattttattttattttccattgcGTTGATCTTCAAAAAGCGAACATCCAGTTCTATCTTACTGCGTCAAAAGGTTGAATTAATGTCAGTTGACTGAAAAAAAACAGAACGGTTGAAGCGCGCTTTTGGTTCAATCGGTCAAGTTGTATAGATCTTTTAAATTGTTTCTCAGCAGCCAAACGGAGGGTTTCTTTAATTTGCAATACAGATTAATTTATATGTATTAGATTGTTCTAAGAATTGCTTGAATTCCGATGAGAATCATGGTTAATTAGTTTCTTAATTCTTCCATTGTTGTTTAATTAATGCAGGGCATCCGTGGACTGTGAGCGGGGGGCAGATTAGGTCACCCACCGATCCAACCTAGATTCCCACTACTCAAGCGAGCAGGCTACCAAGCTAAATGAATCCTGTACATATATACCCTTTGCTCATGTAAAATCCCAGAGATAATATATCGTCTTTATACAGTTTCACCGCGGCAGCCACCAATCCTACCATTGATGGGTGCCTAAGAGGTAGCTTTGGTTTTCCACGGGCGCAGAGACATGGATGGATTGGAAGGAGAACTGAGAACTGAGAACTGAGAACTGAGAAGGGCAGTTGATGCTCTGTAATGTTTGCTGATGCAGAAGAGAGAAATCCCTCCTCTGTTTTTGTAAATGCTACTTTCACTTTTGTTCTGTAGATTGGAATAATGTTTTCTCTGCGTGTATGCATATATGGCCGAGGATTCTCTTCTTGGTAGAGATGTTCCAGTATTTTACACATGTATTTGGGATCGAACGGTTAATACTAAATAAGGTCactttttttatattattttttaattaattctttttttttttaaataattgtaTGCATATAGAATTAGCACAAAAAATACTAATAGATTTGATAGAGGACTCCTCCGAATtcaaaaattttggaaatttcccttggaacttgaaaaatattgagaaaaaaagaaagaaaatatggagaattTTACTATTTTCATGTTTGTTAGCATGGAAAgtaacaaagaaaataaataaatatatatatcaaattaatgaacaaaaatttaattttatttgcccttaatatttaatttttcttaatttttaatctaattaataataaaaaataagttttctttttatttttcttttcttaaacaaAATTCTTGATGTAAACTGGGcattaaagttttaaaaattttaaggatATATTTGTTAGTCAAAAATATTCTCTCTCCCAAGAgattaatgaaatttttataataaaaaaacaacTTCTTATACCATTTGATAGATGAGATAGAATTAATAACATACACCCCCAAGTGTGTGGTTCAGGTGGTGGTGCGGGTTACGGGAGTGTCTctcacgagatcaggtgttcaaatccTCTCGAGTTCATTTTCACTCTTAGATTCTTGAAATTTATCTGCATTTGGAGTTGTGGGGTTAGTTTCAAGAGGCGCGAGATTAGTCAAACTTACATATGGTGCAAGAAACCCTTTTTCTTCCTAACGCATTCATGGGAaattccctttttttcttttggtggAATCCAACTAAGAAGCAATTTTCATAGGTTTAGACGCAACAAAAAAAGGatatgctttagtttattccaaCCCAAGTTAAAACGCATGTCCAACCCTGTTTTGATGTCAATTGAGCAGAGCATTTAATTTTTAACACATTGCACATGCTCCAGGTCCCACCTCACATGCAATTGCCTCTCCTTTTCATGGGCCCCACCCAATATTATTTACTTTTTCACATGCTACTCTAATTTAGTATTCATCAAATgacaataaattttattatttttattttcacatcGAAATTTTTTTGGGTGTATCGACTCCAGTGACTTGATAGAGTTAGGTTATTCGATGCTATATATTTGTAGAGCAACCAAGGCTCGAGAAAAGACTGTCCGTCTTAACCATTCACGTAGTGTTAGTTCTAGCACTCTTTGTCATTGGTACTTAAGCCTAGTACTAAGTtataaaaaaactaaattttcctttttaaaagACCATCTAAATATGGAATAGGATAACTTCTATAACTTATCTTAACTTATCCAATACGTCACAACTAATTAGTCCAATCTCATAAACCTTAACCAGAAAAATAAAAACAGCCCAAGAGTGCGTGTAGTTCTATCGTTAGGCCAGACTAGGGTAGGGTCTTTAATGCCCATGTTTGTTACAATACACTAATAGAAAATGGGAGTTTAGCTCATTCTTTGCCATTTATATCCTATACTTAGGTTCTACCAAACATAAACTAAGGGTGCTTTTATCTGATTATTGGTGATATATTTTGACCGATCAAGATAAACGGCACAGCCACAAAAAATGATGTAATTATGAACGGTGATTGACCGACAAGGATCAGACAACTGAGGatgatttttaactttttttgTATAGTACTTATCCATTAGCACTATTGTCGCGACGAAATTTATGCAATGATCACAGATTTTGATAATAATTAAGGACAATTATTGAACTATATATGAGGACGAATTTGGCTGCCTAACAAATATAGTAACGTTGGgtttgggagtatggatttcGAACTTTGGATTTCGATGTGGATGAATTcggataaatttcaatacaattttatattacatcttatccaaattcaatacaactCAAAATCCAACACCTCtcgaaatataaaataattaaaaataataaaattcaaaaatttatactTCTCACATTATACAATTTTAACCATCAGTTTAAAAATTAAcattttaagaaaagaaaaatcgttATACGATAATAACATTGGGTATGGGAAATTTTTTGGAATAAAACtcgttgaagtttaattttttttttgaaaaaaaaaaaaaaaccatgaagATAAAATTGTCATTTTGAGTATTTAGAAATAGAAACATGTTCAATTAATTATTAATCAAAAATAAGATAACTAATTTTTGGAAGAACTAAACTTTATAgaatcttttttttaaaaaaaattcaatcaagTTCTACAAAGGCAATTGCAAATATTAAAGAACCAACAAGAGATCAAGTTAAAGAGAATTAATTAATTGCATGTAGTGGGTAGTGGATGCTTTATACTTTTTGATATTGGGAAAGGAGCTTTTTAAACTTGTAAATTGTAATGGATTTGTTGCGTAGAACCAAAATTGCCGTCATCATTCTAAAACGTGGACTTCATGCCCACTCTCACATGACATCTCACACCAACTTGATAGCTTATCCTTTGtcctcttcactctctctctctctctctctctctctctctctctctctctctctctctctctctctctctctctctctctctctctctctctctctctctctctctctctcatgtaaTATTAAAACGTATACTTAGGGGGATTAAGTCTAGAGGGTCCAATAATGCTTTCAAAAGCATTAAGCCTGTTAGGAACAAAATATTCGGACTCATTTAGTTGAGAGAATAACTATTTCTTAAAAGAAGATAAAatatactgaaaattttgaaaatataggtAAAAATTGTTCTTTATATGTTTCTTATTATGTCATTCAAAATTTAATAAGTAAGGAATAGGCATTTTTATATTCAAATTTGGAAATTATAATTccttatctattttttttatagattcataaaaaattttacattattatttattttatgctaTCAACAtagctatttttatttttttactgctaATTGTGACTAACTGATTATAACTAGTGTATTCTTAAGAATAGACATTATGTGAACCAAACGTAAGATAAGCGTGTTAAGCCCAAAATAGATCAAAAGGCATTTAGCTTGGTGATGCTCCCAAACGCATTTAGCTCAAGGGGTTGAAATTAAAGCATTTAGTTTAGTAATGATCCTCCATTGAACTTGAAAaggtaaaattttaaaagaaaaagtgaGTGAACACACATGATCAAAAGGCAAACACAAGAAAAATctacaatttattattattattttttttttggaagagtaggaagccacccacatagcagtctcgtcccaagtttattaataacccccacttatggcggaggaatatcgtggaaACAAAAGGACATTTGgagcttacataataaccaataaaacacctaATGCATCAAACCACACAAATGAAGAAAACAAACCTATATCAAaatcaaaaggaaaccaactaaagATACCTCATATAATTCGTacccatcttatccaatctatacaaaCATTTAATAACTCTAaaaagttgactactatttgtaaacaatcTATTCCTCCTCATAACACCTTATCGAGTCAAAGCATCTAAATTTCATTTATATATACTAGTTTTTACAAAGAGAAAAAGCAGCACAAAGAGTTCTATAGAGctaaaaagaatacaaaaaatggaaaaaaaaattatgaatgctACGAGAAGAAATCTCTTAGGCAGGGAAAGTCCCCATGGTAAGAGACATGAGATTGTACATCTCCTTCTTAATGTACGTCGACTCCCTATAACTCTATGTGTTTGTCATGAATTGTGGCCACAATCTTCACCTGTACCACCAACCTCGATCTGCAGTGCAAAGGTACTTGCATTGATTGTTTCCAACTTCCTCGACTAGCTGATGGTACTAAATGATCTTCTTCTCAACAAAGGTCATATGGGATCATGTAAGTAACCTTCAACATGTTGGCCAcctaaataaacaaataaacgtGCATACATGCTCTTTTTTCTTTCAAGAATAAGGGGAATGTGATAAAAAAGCAATAACAACTACAAATTACAATAATTTGAGAGAAAGGTGGGAGCCACACATAGGGAGGCTTTTGTAGAGCACCATTGTAGGGACTCACCTAAAAAACTAGTCACACTGCAAAAAAATTGATTGTTATTGAGAAAAGTATTAGTTACggttttgaaaaccatcactactagttcttttattttaaaaataaaaa
It contains:
- the LOC131153062 gene encoding phosphoenolpyruvate carboxylase kinase 1-like: MSEALNRDYQLLEEIGRGRFGVVYRCFSPLTDEFYACKSVDKRLLADATDRECIENEPKLMLHVASHPNILHLRSVYEDDHFLHMVVDLCESSDLFERIAARTFSEPEAAAVLQPLADALSHCHRHGVAHRDVKPDNVLFDSRGRLKLADFGSGECFSEGRCMRGIVGTPYYVAPEVIMGKDYNEKVDVWSAGVILYIMLAGVPPFLGESAAETFEAVARGNLRFPTKIFRSVSPAAKDLLRKMICRDVSKRFSAEQVLRHPWTVSGGQIRSPTDPT